The proteins below come from a single Clarias gariepinus isolate MV-2021 ecotype Netherlands chromosome 17, CGAR_prim_01v2, whole genome shotgun sequence genomic window:
- the LOC128545477 gene encoding uncharacterized protein LOC128545477 isoform X1, whose product MATKGKDRAAMFTATEQRLLLETYEEFKDVITKKGNTAAINKAREKGWQEIADRLNASNLSEGKRTWQQVKIKYKNIVQNATKKKTEVAGTGGGPPPASFTPAEELALEINKGRPVLEGIEGGTSSKMISPSIRSEYIKVTKDSVCFMDPPDIMLPWSQGEGPSVEEDEETVSVCSRRPEDADTVLEPSQSGTTCEKNPENIKGVYKRYLLKQMEATDIDIQYKKLKMRKLELEIQQLQKNANSL is encoded by the exons ATGGCAACAAAAGGAAAAGATAGAGCAGCGATGTTCACGGCAACGGAACAGCGTTTGCTATTGGAAACATATGAAGAATTTAAAGATGTCATTACCAAAAAAGGCAATACAGCGGCAATAAATAAAGCAAGAGAGAAAGGTTGGCAGGAAATTGCTGATCGTCTCAATGC CAGCAACTTAAGTGAAGGAAAAAGAACCTGGCAGcaggtgaaaataaaatataaaaatatagttcAGAATG cgACCAAAAAGAAGACTGAGGTTGCTGGCACTGGGGGAGGGCCACCACCAGCCAGCTTCACTCCTGCAGAGGAGCTGGCTTTGGAAATTAATAAAGGGAGGCCCGTCCTTGAGGGAATAGAGGGGGGGACATCATCTAAAATGATATCACCTAGTATAAGGAGTGAGTAtataaaag TGACAAAAGATTCTGTATGCTTTATGGATCCACCAGACATCATGTTGCCT TGGTCACAGGGAGAAGGCCCATCAGTTGAGGAAGATGAGGAGACTGTGTCTGTATGTTCAAGGAGGCCTGAG GATGCTGACACTGTTCTAGAGCCCTCTCAGTCTGGGACCACATGTGAAAAA AACCCAGAAAACATAAAAGGAGTGTATAAACGCTACCTCCTTAAACAAATGGAAGCGACTGATATCGACATCCAGTATAAAAAACTGAAGATGAGGAAGTTGGAGCTGGAAATTCAACAGCTACAGAAAAATGCAA ATTCACTCTGA
- the LOC128545477 gene encoding uncharacterized protein LOC128545477 isoform X3 gives MATKGKDRAAMFTATEQRLLLETYEEFKDVITKKGNTAAINKAREKGWQEIADRLNASNLSEGKRTWQQVKIKYKNIVQNATKKKTEVAGTGGGPPPASFTPAEELALEINKGRPVLEGIEGGTSSKMISPSIRSEYIKVTKDSVCFMDPPDIMLPGEGPSVEEDEETVSVCSRRPEDADTVLEPSQSGTTCEKNPENIKGVYKRYLLKQMEATDIDIQYKKLKMRKLELEIQQLQKNANSL, from the exons ATGGCAACAAAAGGAAAAGATAGAGCAGCGATGTTCACGGCAACGGAACAGCGTTTGCTATTGGAAACATATGAAGAATTTAAAGATGTCATTACCAAAAAAGGCAATACAGCGGCAATAAATAAAGCAAGAGAGAAAGGTTGGCAGGAAATTGCTGATCGTCTCAATGC CAGCAACTTAAGTGAAGGAAAAAGAACCTGGCAGcaggtgaaaataaaatataaaaatatagttcAGAATG cgACCAAAAAGAAGACTGAGGTTGCTGGCACTGGGGGAGGGCCACCACCAGCCAGCTTCACTCCTGCAGAGGAGCTGGCTTTGGAAATTAATAAAGGGAGGCCCGTCCTTGAGGGAATAGAGGGGGGGACATCATCTAAAATGATATCACCTAGTATAAGGAGTGAGTAtataaaag TGACAAAAGATTCTGTATGCTTTATGGATCCACCAGACATCATGTTGCCT GGAGAAGGCCCATCAGTTGAGGAAGATGAGGAGACTGTGTCTGTATGTTCAAGGAGGCCTGAG GATGCTGACACTGTTCTAGAGCCCTCTCAGTCTGGGACCACATGTGAAAAA AACCCAGAAAACATAAAAGGAGTGTATAAACGCTACCTCCTTAAACAAATGGAAGCGACTGATATCGACATCCAGTATAAAAAACTGAAGATGAGGAAGTTGGAGCTGGAAATTCAACAGCTACAGAAAAATGCAA ATTCACTCTGA
- the LOC128545477 gene encoding uncharacterized protein LOC128545477 isoform X4, with protein MATKGKDRAAMFTATEQRLLLETYEEFKDVITKKGNTAAINKAREKGWQEIADRLNASNLSEGKRTWQQVKIKYKNIVQNATKKKTEVAGTGGGPPPASFTPAEELALEINKGRPVLEGIEGGTSSKMISPSIRMTKDSVCFMDPPDIMLPWSQGEGPSVEEDEETVSVCSRRPEDADTVLEPSQSGTTCEKNPENIKGVYKRYLLKQMEATDIDIQYKKLKMRKLELEIQQLQKNANSL; from the exons ATGGCAACAAAAGGAAAAGATAGAGCAGCGATGTTCACGGCAACGGAACAGCGTTTGCTATTGGAAACATATGAAGAATTTAAAGATGTCATTACCAAAAAAGGCAATACAGCGGCAATAAATAAAGCAAGAGAGAAAGGTTGGCAGGAAATTGCTGATCGTCTCAATGC CAGCAACTTAAGTGAAGGAAAAAGAACCTGGCAGcaggtgaaaataaaatataaaaatatagttcAGAATG cgACCAAAAAGAAGACTGAGGTTGCTGGCACTGGGGGAGGGCCACCACCAGCCAGCTTCACTCCTGCAGAGGAGCTGGCTTTGGAAATTAATAAAGGGAGGCCCGTCCTTGAGGGAATAGAGGGGGGGACATCATCTAAAATGATATCACCTAGTATAAGGA TGACAAAAGATTCTGTATGCTTTATGGATCCACCAGACATCATGTTGCCT TGGTCACAGGGAGAAGGCCCATCAGTTGAGGAAGATGAGGAGACTGTGTCTGTATGTTCAAGGAGGCCTGAG GATGCTGACACTGTTCTAGAGCCCTCTCAGTCTGGGACCACATGTGAAAAA AACCCAGAAAACATAAAAGGAGTGTATAAACGCTACCTCCTTAAACAAATGGAAGCGACTGATATCGACATCCAGTATAAAAAACTGAAGATGAGGAAGTTGGAGCTGGAAATTCAACAGCTACAGAAAAATGCAA ATTCACTCTGA
- the LOC128545477 gene encoding uncharacterized protein LOC128545477 isoform X5 translates to MATKGKDRAAMFTATEQRLLLETYEEFKDVITKKGNTAAINKAREKGWQEIADRLNASNLSEGKRTWQQVKIKYKNIVQNATKKKTEVAGTGGGPPPASFTPAEELALEINKGRPVLEGIEGGTSSKMISPSIRMTKDSVCFMDPPDIMLPGEGPSVEEDEETVSVCSRRPEDADTVLEPSQSGTTCEKNPENIKGVYKRYLLKQMEATDIDIQYKKLKMRKLELEIQQLQKNANSL, encoded by the exons ATGGCAACAAAAGGAAAAGATAGAGCAGCGATGTTCACGGCAACGGAACAGCGTTTGCTATTGGAAACATATGAAGAATTTAAAGATGTCATTACCAAAAAAGGCAATACAGCGGCAATAAATAAAGCAAGAGAGAAAGGTTGGCAGGAAATTGCTGATCGTCTCAATGC CAGCAACTTAAGTGAAGGAAAAAGAACCTGGCAGcaggtgaaaataaaatataaaaatatagttcAGAATG cgACCAAAAAGAAGACTGAGGTTGCTGGCACTGGGGGAGGGCCACCACCAGCCAGCTTCACTCCTGCAGAGGAGCTGGCTTTGGAAATTAATAAAGGGAGGCCCGTCCTTGAGGGAATAGAGGGGGGGACATCATCTAAAATGATATCACCTAGTATAAGGA TGACAAAAGATTCTGTATGCTTTATGGATCCACCAGACATCATGTTGCCT GGAGAAGGCCCATCAGTTGAGGAAGATGAGGAGACTGTGTCTGTATGTTCAAGGAGGCCTGAG GATGCTGACACTGTTCTAGAGCCCTCTCAGTCTGGGACCACATGTGAAAAA AACCCAGAAAACATAAAAGGAGTGTATAAACGCTACCTCCTTAAACAAATGGAAGCGACTGATATCGACATCCAGTATAAAAAACTGAAGATGAGGAAGTTGGAGCTGGAAATTCAACAGCTACAGAAAAATGCAA ATTCACTCTGA
- the LOC128545477 gene encoding uncharacterized protein LOC128545477 isoform X2: MATKGKDRAAMFTATEQRLLLETYEEFKDVITKKGNTAAINKAREKGWQEIADRLNANLSEGKRTWQQVKIKYKNIVQNATKKKTEVAGTGGGPPPASFTPAEELALEINKGRPVLEGIEGGTSSKMISPSIRSEYIKVTKDSVCFMDPPDIMLPWSQGEGPSVEEDEETVSVCSRRPEDADTVLEPSQSGTTCEKNPENIKGVYKRYLLKQMEATDIDIQYKKLKMRKLELEIQQLQKNANSL; the protein is encoded by the exons ATGGCAACAAAAGGAAAAGATAGAGCAGCGATGTTCACGGCAACGGAACAGCGTTTGCTATTGGAAACATATGAAGAATTTAAAGATGTCATTACCAAAAAAGGCAATACAGCGGCAATAAATAAAGCAAGAGAGAAAGGTTGGCAGGAAATTGCTGATCGTCTCAATGC CAACTTAAGTGAAGGAAAAAGAACCTGGCAGcaggtgaaaataaaatataaaaatatagttcAGAATG cgACCAAAAAGAAGACTGAGGTTGCTGGCACTGGGGGAGGGCCACCACCAGCCAGCTTCACTCCTGCAGAGGAGCTGGCTTTGGAAATTAATAAAGGGAGGCCCGTCCTTGAGGGAATAGAGGGGGGGACATCATCTAAAATGATATCACCTAGTATAAGGAGTGAGTAtataaaag TGACAAAAGATTCTGTATGCTTTATGGATCCACCAGACATCATGTTGCCT TGGTCACAGGGAGAAGGCCCATCAGTTGAGGAAGATGAGGAGACTGTGTCTGTATGTTCAAGGAGGCCTGAG GATGCTGACACTGTTCTAGAGCCCTCTCAGTCTGGGACCACATGTGAAAAA AACCCAGAAAACATAAAAGGAGTGTATAAACGCTACCTCCTTAAACAAATGGAAGCGACTGATATCGACATCCAGTATAAAAAACTGAAGATGAGGAAGTTGGAGCTGGAAATTCAACAGCTACAGAAAAATGCAA ATTCACTCTGA
- the LOC128545476 gene encoding putative nuclease HARBI1: protein MACPFIDEVVDEGAIVLRRAFQRERTFRDRSDPLAFNDSYLYERYRFSRDGIAYICRLLSPHIANKTRRNRALTVPQTVCIALRFFASGTFLYTVGDAEYISKASVCRSVRTVYLSLKRLLNVFITFPGHKAIRTIKHAFYGIAGFPNVIGALDCTHVRIKCPSGPHEADFVNRKSLHSINVQMISDADCIITNVEAKWPGSVHDSRIFRASSLYQQLARGEFSGVLLGDKGYPCLPYLLTPYQEPQTEAQHRYNIAHARTRGRIEMAFGLIKSRFQCLKHLRVTPPRACDIVVACVVLHNIACLRRERQPRIVEEEDWGNEAVLEENETGRLIRDTYANNYFALRL, encoded by the exons ATGGCGTGTCCTTTCATAGATGAGGTGGTGGATGAGGGAGCTATAGTCTTGCGGAGGGCATTTCAAAGAGAGAGAACTTTCAGAGACAGGTCAGACCCATTGGCTTTTAATGACAGCTACCTGTATGAGCGATATAGGTTCTCAAGAGATGGGATTGCATATATTTGTAGATTACTAAGCCCACACATTGCAAATAAAACACGCCGCAACAGAGCGCTCACAGTCCCACAGACAGTGTGCATTGCACTTCGCTTTTTTGCCAGTGGAACATTTTTGTACACAGTTGGAGATGCAGAGTATATCAGCAAAGCATCAGTTTGCCGCTCTGTACGAACTGTGTACCTTTCTTTAAAAAGACTACTCAATGTGTTCATCACATTCCCTGGCCACAAAGCTATTCGTACCATTAAACATGCCTTTTATGGAATAGCTG GTTTCCCAAATGTTATCGGTGCATTGGACTGCACCCATGTGCGTATTAAGTGTCCGTCTGGTCCACATGAAGCGGACTTTGTGAATAGGAAATCATTACACAGCATCAATGTACAG atgaTTAGTGATGCAGATTGCATCATCACAAATGTAGAGGCCAAATGGCCAGGCTCTGTGCATGACTCCAGAATCTTTAGAGCCTCATCTCTCTACCAACAACTAGCAAGAG GAGAATTCTCAGGAGTTTTGCTGggagacaagggatacccatgCCTGCCTTACCTCTTGACTCCCTATCAGGAGCCCCAGACAGAGGCACAGCACCGCTACAACATTGCCCATGCACGCACAAGAGGTCGTATAGAGATGGCATTTGGGCTGATAAAGTCAAGGTTCCAGTGCCTGAAGCACCTCAGAGTGACTCCACCTAGGGCATGTGACATTGTAGTTGCTTGTGTAGTGCTCCATAACATTGCTTGTCTGAGGAGAGAGAGGCAACCAAGGATTGTTGAAGAGGAAGACTGGGGCAATGAAGCCGTATTGGAAGAAAACGAAACAGGCAGACTTATACGAGACACAtatgcaaataattattttgctttaagGCTTTAA